A portion of the Cydia strobilella chromosome 5, ilCydStro3.1, whole genome shotgun sequence genome contains these proteins:
- the LOC134741723 gene encoding uncharacterized protein LOC134741723, translating into MDETVLFPSPNWFQVSGLALSNDGWLVYGGPSKSLCVLKPVPADANGVVEGAEQYTARVLNRAHPDKIVSVDISPEWPEKKLVLTGSASGSVKQWSLEDANGGIKFISNLSHDIHTHEKEEIVGVAYSNEVNAVTVGSFGNIVKWDLNANVVKTFNNMLKTFKPTCMACSHHITLNVAIGTKQGVLFVVDLSGAGSLIYKVRSQDDEIMNVSWCPQYEVQVEKSVDESQRTGIVTEKPSKSKSKKGAAQKEPQKSSASDRMERIRQQQDLEVKNTSGIKKDLPQDSFEDFVVVPEDDMFDIYKDHEADEFGHKKYEPEDILVKIKEPKEQNDYLAECLKLKDAILKKNNEPEPSIESLVEALEKSDINSESGVKGELPSGSKVISESSQEETSCSREEQEESCSVSSVHMHKHLLATIGKHGGVRIWSKTGKLVASCALTAGKQQQGRFRNSWATLAWCQPELLLIADGKNQVLECNPLKPDCKNKLVTKLVHTLHKRGLHCVATNAWRANTATPVAWSVSQDRSLVRYSLCDRSTTVYNTCGGFVYNVQYCPYDVSKVAVSVGDGAVRVWTAEEAEEAEGKLSAGRVVTYWQHVQGKVLTVAWHPSRENLLAFGTAESRVGLIEAGGVERPARALGAGPAGGVYALGWGARRLYAAARQELRAYCPERPDEPGTPVPVSVEGAEWGVSAVRVRDGLMCVGSDAGGVAVLHEHGARLLAATFVGSKMIHTIEWHPQQTSFSNEESKHKNLIAVCSQDKANSVFILEYVNKEENHPKLVEYKRLTGHTNTVLQVAWSPHHEMKLLSTSHDGTVRVWDVEAGTCVSIFGGHGGTALGAAWVAQPSLPHHVLSGGADCCLRLWDARQHPAEAYRGMSCILDTTLPPAPRAVGRGRLLPAAVGRAPTPRRGLPRYVVHTRHNPPSRTTCCRAGPTAACGCGTRANTPPRPTEVCRAYSTQPSLPHHVLSGGADCCLRLWDARQHPAEAYRGMSCILDTTLPPAPRAVGRGRLLPAAVGRAPTPRRGLPRYVVHTRHNPPSRTTCCRAGPTAACGCGTRANTPPRPTEVCRAYSTQPSLPHHVLSGGADCCLRLWDARQHPAEAYRETKEEAPKKDKKKRKDKKEIKTEAIEDTETAESEKNGLAATLESKVKISKKFLLPTITKQMQKPKAKGAKRMLHKFMVKRNLETAVEETEEYDLDYTKIFGNSKEVNEVFDMEMEHHLRVGNTESWLVLCVLRGHIDAALRLAAERDLLCPYLLSLAPGVSSKYWKDASKSYLAQIDRLVANGEEDKLVVNRNYGGPVYRKVLTLLSLQDIIGAVKTLVENKLYKEAYLLCRIRYMDTIGDEVLESWVKNCLHSGVFDMAAVCHLALGNLLEAATCLSKCSDADSLRLAAELARAAGQTILADNLIGTCHKCLDTDSLRLAAELARAAGQTILADNLIGTCHKCLDTDSLRLAAELARAAGQTILADNLIGTCHKCLDTDSLRLAAELARAAGQTILADNLIGTCHKCLDTDSLRLAAELARAAGQTILADNLIGTCHKCLDTDSLRLAAELARAAGQTILADNLIGTCHKCLDTDSLRLAAELARAAGQTILADNLIGTCHKCLDTDSLRLAAELARAAGQTILADNLIGTCHKCLDTDSLRLAAELARAAGQTILADNLIGTCHKCLDTDSLRLAAELARAAGQTILADNLIGTCHKCLDTDSLRLAAELARAAGQTILADNLIGTCHKCLDTDSLRLAAELARAAGQTILADNLIGTCHKCLDTDSLRLAAELARAAGQTILADNLIGTCHKCLDTDSLRLAAELARAAGQTILADNLIGTCHKCLDTDSLRLAAELARAAGQTILADNLIGTCHKCLDTDSLRLAAELARAAGQTILADNLIGTCHKCLDTDSLRLAAELARAAGQTILADNLIGTCHKCLDTDSLRLAAELARAAGQTILADNLIGTCHKCLDTDSLRLAAELARAAGQTILADNLIGTCHKCLDTDSLRLAAELARAAGQTILADNLIGTCHKCLDTDSLRLAAELARAAGQTILADNLIGTCHKCLDTDSLRLAAELARAAGQTILADNLIGTCHKCLDTDSLRLAAELARAAGQTILADNLIGTCHKCLDTDSLRLAAELARAAGQTILADNLIGTCHKCLDTDSLRLAAELARAAGQTILADNLIGTCHKCLDTDSLRLAAELARAAGQTILADNLIGTCHKCLDTDSLRLAAELARAAGQTILADNLIGTCHKCLDTDSLRLAAELARAAGQTILADNLIGTCHKCLDTDSLRLAAELARAAGQTILADNLIGTCHKCLDTDSLRLAAELARAAGQTILADNLIGTCHKCLDTDSLRLAAELARAAGQTILADNLIACASPPS; encoded by the exons ATGGATGAAACAGTATTATTTCCCTCGCCTAACTGGTTCCAAGTGTCAGGTTTAGCGTTGAGCAACGACGGTTGGCTAGTTTACGGCGGTCCAAGCAAAAGTCTTTGTGTCTTAAAGCCTGTGCCAGCTGATGCGAATGGCGTGGTTGAAGGTGCCGAGCAATATACTGCACGTGTCTTGAACAGAGCACATCCTGACAA GATTGTAAGTGTAGACATATCGCCTGAGTGGCCAGAGAAGAAGCTGGTGCTGACGGGAAGTGCTAGTGGCTCTGTAAAACAATGGAGTTTAGAGGATGCAAATGGAGGAATAAAATTCATATCCAATCTTAGTCATGACATCCACACTCATGAGAAAGAG GAAATAGTTGGTGTTGCGTACAGCAACGAGGTGAATGCTGTAACAGTGGGCAGTTTCGGTAACATTGTGAAATGGGACCTAAATGCCAATGTGGTAAAAACATTCAACAACATGTTAAAGACATTTAAGCCAACATGCATGGCCTGCTCCCACCACATCACGCTCAATGTGGCCATTGGTACCAAGCAGGGAGTTCTGTTTGTGGTGGATTTGAGTG gTGCTGGCAGCCTTATCTACAAAGTACGCAGCCAAGATGACGAAATCATGAATGTGAGCTGGTGTCCCCAATATGAAGTCCAAGTTGAAAAATCTGTTGATGAATCCCAAAGAACTGGCATTGTTACTGAAAAACCTAGCAAGTCCAAATCAAAGAAGGGAGCGGCTCAGAAAGAGCCTCAAAAGTCTAGTGCCTCTGATAGAATGGAAAGAATCAGGCAGCAACAAGACCTAGAAGTAAAGAATACTTCTGGAATCAAAAAGGATCTTCCCCAAGACAGTTTTGAAGATTTTGTAGTTGTTCCCGAAGATGACATGTTTGATATCTATAAAGACCATGAAGCAGATGAGTTtggacacaaaaaatatgaaccaGAGGATATACTAGTAAAAATCAAGGAACCCAAGGAACAGAATGATTATTTGGCTGAATGCTTAAAGCTTAAAGATGCTATCctaaagaaaaataatgaaccagAGCCCTCAATAGAGTCCTTAGTAGAGGCACTTGAGAAAAGTGATATAAACAGTGAAAGTGGTGTAAAAGGAGAATTACCTAGTGGTAGTAAGGTTATTAGTGAATCTAGTCAAGAAGAAACCAGTTGTAGTAGGGAGGAGCAAGAGGAATCTTGTTCTGTGTCTAGTGTGCACATGCATAAGCATTTGTTAGCAACAATTGGGAAACATgg TGGTGTTCGCATCTGGTCAAAGACGGGCAAGCTTGTGGCTAGCTGCGCCTTGACCGCCGGGAAGCAACAACAAGGCCGCTTCAGGAATTCTTGGGCCACGTTGGCGTGGTGCCAGCCTGAGCTGCTGCTCATAGCTGATGGGAAGAACCAGGTGTTGGAGTGCAATCCACTGAAACCTGATTG CAAGAACAAGCTGGTAACGAAGCTGGTTCACACTCTGCATAAGCGCGGGTTGCACTGCGTGGCCACCAACGCTTGGCGGGCGAACACCGCCACGCCCGTCGCTTGGAGCGTGTCGCAGGACCGCTCGCTCGTCCGCTACAGCCTGTGCGACCGCTCCACTACCGTGTACAACACGTGTGGGGGCTTCGTCTACAACGTGCAGTATTGTCCGTATGATGTCAGCAA GGTAGCGGTGAGCGTAGGCGACGGTGCCGTCCGCGTGTGGACGGCCGAGGAGGCCGAGGAGGCGGAGGGCAAGCTGTCGGCCGGCCGCGTCGTCACCTACTGGCAGCACGTGCAGGGCAAAGTGCTCACCGTGGCCTGGCATCCTAGTAGGGAGAACTTGCTGGCGTTTGGAACCGCTGAATCTAGG GTGGGGCTGATCGAGGCGGGCGGGGTGGAGCGGCCTGCGCGCGCGCTGGGCGCGGGGCCGGCGGGCGGCGTGTACGCGCTGGGCTGGGGCGCCCGCCGTCTGTACGCGGCCGCGCGCCAGGAGCTCCGGGCCTACTGTCCCGAGCGACCCGACGAAC CCGGGACGCCGGTGCCGGTGTCGGTGGAGGGCGCGGAGTGGGGTGTGAGCGCCGTGCGCGTGCGCGACGGCCTCATGTGTGTCGGCAGCGACGCGGGCGGCGTGGCCGTGCTCCACGAGCACGGGGCGAGGCTGCTGGCGGCGACCTTCGTCGGCAG taaaatGATACACACCATCGAATGGCACCCACAACAGACCTCCTTCTCCAACGAGGAGTCTAAGCACAAGAATTTAATCGCTGTGTGCTCACAGGATAAGGCGAATTCGGTCTTTATATTGGAGTATGTCAATAAAGAAG AAAACCATCCGAAGTTGGTAGAATACAAGAGGCTCACCGGACACACGAACACGGTCCTGCAAGTGGCGTGGAGCCCCCATCATGAAATGAAACTCTTGTCGACTTCGCACGATGGCACCGTGAGG GTATGGGACGTAGAGGCGGGCACCTGCGTGTCGATATTCGGCGGGCACGGCGGCACGGCGCTGGGCGCGGCGTGGGTCGCGCAACCCTCCCTCCCGCACCACGTGCTGTCGGGCGGGGCCGACTGCTGCCTGCGGCTGTGGGACGCGCGCCAACACCCCGCCGAGGCCTACCGAGGTATGTCGTGCATACTCGACACAACCCTCCCTCCCGCACCACGTGCTGTCGGGCGGGGCCGACTGCTGCCTGCGGCTGTGGGACGCGCGCCAACACCCCGCCGAGGCCTACCGAGGTATGTCGTGCATACTCGACACAACCCTCCCTCCCGCACCACGTGCTGTCGGGCGGGGCCGACTGCTGCCTGCGGCTGTGGGACGCGCGCCAACACCCCGCCGAGGCCTACCGAGGTATGTCGTGCATACTCGACACAACCCTCCCTCCCGCACCACGTGCTGTCGGGCGGGGCCGACTGCTGCCTGCGGCTGTGGGACGCGCGCCAACACCCCGCCGAGGCCTACCGAGGTATGTCGTGCATACTCGACACAACCCTCCCTCCCGCACCACGTGCTGTCGGGCGGGGCCGACTGCTGCCTGCGGCTGTGGGACGCGCGCCAACACCCCGCCGAGGCCTACCGAGGTATGTCGTGCATACTCGACACAACCCTCCCTCCCGCACCACGTGCTGTCGGGCGGGGCCGACTGCTGCCTGCGGCTGTGGGACGCGCGCCAACACCCCGCCGAGGCCTACCGAGGTATGTCGTGCATACTCGACACAACCCTCCCTCCCGCACCACGTGCTGTCGGGCGGGGCCGACTGCTGCCTGCGGCTGTGGGACGCGCGCCAACACCCCGCCGAGGCCTACCGAG AAACGAAGGAAGAAGCGCCTAAGAAAGACAAGAAAAAAAGGAAAGACAAAAAAGAAATCAAAACTGAAGCCATCGAAGATACAGAAACTGCAGAATCTGAAAAGAACGGTTTAGCAGCGACGTTAGAATCGAAAGTAAAAATTTCGAAGAAATTCTTACTGCCAACGATCACCAAACAGATGCAAAAGCCAAAGGCGAAGGGAGCCAAGAGGATGCTACATAAGTTCATGGTGAAGAGGAACTTGGAGACGGCAGTAGAGGAGACTGAAGAATACGATCTCGATTATACCAAGATTTTCGGTAATTCGAAGGAGGTCAATGAAGTGTTTGACATGGAGA TGGAGCACCACCTGCGCGTGGGCAACACGGAGTCGTGGCTGGTGCTGTGCGTGCTGCGCGGAcacatcgacgcggcgctgcgcctcgccgccgagcgcgacctgctctgcccctacctgctgagcctcgcgcccggcgtctcctccaa GTACTGGAAAGACGCGTCTAAATCATATTTGGCTCAAATAGATCGACTCGTCGCTAACGGCGAGGAAGATAAATTAGTCG TGAACAGGAACTACGGCGGGCCCGTGTACCGCAAGGTGCTGACGCTGCTGAGCCTCCAGGACATAATTGGCGCGGTCAAAACGCTCGTTGAGAACAAACTATACAAGGAGGCCTACTTGCTGTGCCGGATTAG GTATATGGACACGATTGGAGACGAAGTCCTGGAGTCGTGGGTCAAGAATTGTCTCCACTCCGGCGTGTTCGACATGGCTGCTGTTTG CCACCTCGCCTTAGGCAACCTGCTGGAGGCGGCGACGTGCCTCAGCAAATGTTCGGACGCGGACAGcctgcgcctcgccgccgagctCGCCCGCGCCGCCGGACAGACCATCCTCGCCGACAACCTCATAGGTACATGTCACAAATGTTTGGACACGGACAGcctgcgcctcgccgccgagctCGCCCGCGCCGCCGGACAGACCATCCTCGCCGACAACCTCATAGGTACATGTCACAAATGTTTGGACACGGACAGcctgcgcctcgccgccgagctCGCCCGCGCCGCCGGACAGACCATCCTCGCCGACAACCTCATAGGTACATGTCACAAATGTTTGGACACGGACAGcctgcgcctcgccgccgagctCGCCCGCGCCGCCGGACAGACCATCCTCGCCGACAACCTCATAGGTACATGTCACAAATGTTTGGACACGGACAGcctgcgcctcgccgccgagctCGCCCGCGCCGCCGGACAGACCATCCTCGCCGACAACCTCATAGGTACATGTCACAAATGTTTGGACACGGACAGcctgcgcctcgccgccgagctAGCCCGCGCCGCCGGACAGACCATCCTCGCCGACAACCTCATAGGTACATGTCACAAATGTTTGGACACGGACAGcctgcgcctcgccgccgagctCGCCCGCGCCGCCGGACAGACCATCCTCGCCGACAACCTCATAGGTACATGTCACAAATGTTTGGACACGGACAGcctgcgcctcgccgccgagctCGCCCGCGCCGCCGGACAGACCATCCTCGCCGACAACCTCATAGGTACATGTCACAAATGTTTGGACACGGACAGcctgcgcctcgccgccgagctCGCCCGCGCCGCCGGACAGACCATCCTCGCCGACAACCTCATAGGTACATGTCACAAATGTTTGGACACGGACAGcctgcgcctcgccgccgagctCGCCCGCGCCGCCGGACAGACCATCCTCGCCGACAACCTCATAGGTACATGTCACAAATGTTTGGACACGGACAGcctgcgcctcgccgccgagctCGCCCGCGCCGCCGGACAGACCATCCTCGCCGACAACCTCATAGGTACATGTCACAAATGTTTGGACACGGACAGcctgcgcctcgccgccgagctCGCCCGCGCCGCCGGACAGACCATCCTCGCCGACAACCTCATAGGTACATGTCACAAATGTTTGGACACGGACAGcctgcgcctcgccgccgagctCGCCCGCGCCGCCGGACAGACCATCCTCGCCGACAACCTCATAGGTACATGTCACAAATGTTTGGACACGGACAGcctgcgcctcgccgccgagctCGCCCGCGCCGCCGGACAGACCATCCTCGCCGACAACCTCATAGGTACATGTCACAAATGTTTGGACACGGACAGcctgcgcctcgccgccgagctCGCCCGCGCCGCCGGACAGACCATCCTCGCCGACAACCTCATAGGTACATGTCACAAATGTTTGGACACGGACAGcctgcgcctcgccgccgagctAGCCCGCGCCGCCGGACAGACCATCCTCGCCGACAACCTCATAGGTACATGTCACAAATGTTTGGACACGGACAGcctgcgcctcgccgccgagctCGCCCGCGCCGCCGGACAGACCATCCTCGCCGACAACCTCATAGGTACATGTCACAAATGTTTGGACACGGACAGcctgcgcctcgccgccgagctAGCCCGCGCCGCCGGACAGACCATCCTCGCCGACAACCTCATAGGTACATGTCACAAATGTTTGGACACGGACAGcctgcgcctcgccgccgagctCGCCCGCGCCGCCGGACAGACCATCCTCGCCGACAACCTCATAGGTACATGTCACAAATGTTTGGACACGGACAGcctgcgcctcgccgccgagctAGCCCGCGCCGCCGGACAGACCATCCTCGCCGACAACCTCATAGGTACATGTCACAAATGTTTGGACACGGACAGcctgcgcctcgccgccgagctAGCCCGCGCCGCCGGACAGACCATCCTCGCCGACAACCTCATAGGTACATGTCACAAATGTTTGGACACGGACAGcctgcgcctcgccgccgagctCGCCCGCGCCGCCGGACAGACCATCCTCGCCGACAACCTCATAGGTACATGTCACAAATGTTTGGACACGGACAGcctgcgcctcgccgccgagctCGCCCGCGCCGCCGGACAGACCATCCTCGCCGACAACCTCATAGGTACATGTCACAAATGTTTGGACACGGACAGcctgcgcctcgccgccgagctAGCCCGCGCCGCCGGACAGACCATCCTCGCCGACAACCTCATAGGTACATGTCACAAATGTTTGGACACGGACAGcctgcgcctcgccgccgagctCGCCCGCGCCGCCGGACAGACCATCCTCGCCGACAACCTCATAGGTACATGTCACAAATGTTTGGACACGGACAGcctgcgcctcgccgccgagctCGCCCGCGCCGCCGGACAGACCATCCTCGCCGACAACCTCATAGGTACATGTCACAAATGTTTGGACACGGACAGcctgcgcctcgccgccgagctAGCCCGCGCCGCCGGACAGACCATCCTCGCCGACAACCTCATAGGTACATGTCACAAATGTTTGGACACGGACAGcctgcgcctcgccgccgagctAGCCCGCGCCGCCGGACAGACCATCCTCGCCGACAACCTCATAGGTACATGTCACAAATGTTTGGACACGGACAGcctgcgcctcgccgccgagctAGCCCGCGCCGCCGGACAGACCATCCTCGCCGACAACCTCATAGGTACATGTCACAAATGTTTGGACACGGACAGcctgcgcctcgccgccgagctCGCCCGCGCCGCCGGACAGACCATCCTCGCCGACAACCTCATAGGTACATGTCACAAATGTTTGGACACGGACAGcctgcgcctcgccgccgagctCGCCCGCGCCGCCGGACAGACCATCCTCGCCGACAACCTCATAG cctgcgcctcgccgccgagctAG